Proteins co-encoded in one Brassica oleracea var. oleracea cultivar TO1000 chromosome C4, BOL, whole genome shotgun sequence genomic window:
- the LOC106337556 gene encoding uncharacterized protein LOC106337556 encodes MEVWSHLYLKGFTRGYKIWYLHGERFEYGSSSEPQTADRLDEPTTDVDFGLGIVQMVYDAYGENLPSGEEEGDRQEQPNVENFPCEEEGEREQPNLEARRFFEMLDAAKQPLYQGCKDGHSPLSSASRLMALKTDYNLAEECVDAIADFVKDVLPEDNLAPGSYYEVQKLVAGLGLPYQVIDVCIDNCMIYWRADENRERCKFCRKPRYQDTTGRVPVPYKRMWYLPLTERLKRLYQSERTAEPMRWHAEHLTNGEITHPSDAEAWKHFQSTYPEFASEVRNVYLALCTDGFSPFGKHGRQYSLWPVILTPYNLPPHLCMRREFLFLSILVPGPDHPKRSLDVFLQPLIYELQLLWEHGVHTYDVSRKENFQMRAVLMWTISDFPAYGMLSGWTTHGRLSCPYCQDNTDAFQLKNGRKSCWFDCHRRFLPHDHPYRKSKTLFTKNKRVFDSPPEEVSGKKLKEQLRDFGADRTPDVGGNGHEPIYGVGENHNWHKKSIFWDLPYWETHLLRHCLDVMHIEKNFFDNLMNTILDVQGKTKDNLKSRLDLVDICARPELHVDEHGKGPIPIYRLDATAKEEFFDWITHSVKFPDGYASSLRNCVDKSEGKFTGLKSHDCHVMMQRLLPFAFSALLPRNVHEATAGISAFFRDLCSRSLTSDGIRNLEVKIPVILCNLEKIFPPSFFDVMEHLAIHLAREAALGGPVQYRWMYLYERFMFHLKKKVKNLSKVEGSIVAQCINEETSNFAEYYFPSEVRTKSRRPARHDDRGERATYYVYVPNMFTQIGRHSGKSTDRILTVAEHAHLHTYLLTNCEDILEYESIYLAEMRLKYPDATEEQLEQLKQNNFATWLSDYVSHCLAIGHPPKDWLREIVCGPKFVAKSYPRYCTRGYAFRVLKENTVRRTIDCGVSSSSGDDVYYGNVREILEIQYPGMIGMRCIVFNCEWYDNVVGRGVSTDAFGVTSVHSRRRLDFYDPFILASQADQVCYIRYPRIRQRNDPWIVVMSINPRSRVQGVFDPLQQQLTEEDGEIGEFDEDNSDSSCSSSDNSSDGE; translated from the exons ATGGAAGTATGGAGTCATTTATATTTGAAAGGATTTACACGTGGTTATAAGATTTGGTATCTTCATGGAGAAAGATTTGAGTATGGTAGTAGTAGCGAACCTCAAACTGCCGATAGGTTAGATGAACCTACCACGGATGTAGATTTTGGGTTAGGGATTGTTCAGATGGTATATGATGCATATGGAGAAAATTTACCGTCGGGTGAAGAGGAAGGAGATAGACAAGAACAACCCAATGTAGAAAATTTCCCATGTGAAGAGGAAGGAGAACGAGAACAACCCAATCTAGAAGCCAGAAGATTTTTTGAAATGTTAGATGCAGCTAAGCAGCCATTGTATCAAGGATGTAAAGATGGGCATTCACCTTTATCATCCGCAAGTCGATTGATGGCGCTAAAGACTGACTATAATTTGGCTGAAGAATGTGTGGATGCGATTGCAGATTTTGTTAAAGATGTTCTTCCTGAAGATAATCTTGCACCTGGCTCATATTATGAGGTACAAAAATTGGTCGCTGGTCTTGGCTTACCATATCAGGTGATAGATGTATGCATCGATAACTGCATGATTTACTGGAGAGCAGATGAGAACAGGGAGAGATGTAAATTCTGTCGGAAACCTCGTTATCAGGATACGACTGGAAGAGTTCCGGTGCCATACAAACGAATGTGGTATTTGCCGTTGACTGAAAGATTAAAGAGGTTATATCAGTCTGAACGAACAGCAGAACCAATGAGATGGCATGCTGAGCACTTAACAAATGGTGAGATAACACATCCTTCCGATGCAGAGGCGTGGAAGCATTTTCAATCAACATATCCAGAATTTGCATCTGAGGTAAGAAATGTGTATCTTGCATTATGCACAGATGGTTTCAGTCCATTTGGAAAGCATGGAAGACAATATTCATTGTGGCCGGTAATCTTGACACCTTACAACTTACCACCACATTTGTGTATGCGACGGGAGTTTTTGTTCCTCTCAATTCTCGTTCCCGGGCCAGATCATCCTAAGAGATCACTGGATGTGTTTCTTCAGCCATTGATATATGAGCTGCAATTATTATGGGAGCACGGTGTTCATACATACGATGTTTCGCGGAAAGAGAATTTTCAGATGCGAGCAGTACTTATGTGGACAATAAGTGATTTTCCAGCATATGGTATGTTATCTGGATGGACCACGCATGGGAGGCTATCATGTCCTTATTGCCAAGACAACACAGATGCTTTCCAACTAAAAAATGGTAGGAAATCGTGTTGGTTTGACTGTCACAGGAGATTTCTACCACACGATCATCCATATCGTAAGAGTAAGACATTGTTTACAAAGAACAAGAGGGTGTTTGACAGTCCACCTGAAGAAGTAAGTGGCAAAAAGTTGAAGGAACAATTAAGAGATTTTGGTGCAGATAGAACGCCAGACGTGGGTGGAAACGGACATGAACCGATTTATGGTGTAGGGGAAAATCATAATTGGCATAAGAAGAGTATCTTCTGGGATTTGCCCTATTGGGAGACTCATTTGTTGCGGCACTGTTTAGATGTCATGCATATTGAGAAGAACTTTTTCGACAATTTGATGAACACCATCCTTGATGTCCAAGGCAAGACGAAGGATAACTTGAAGTCAAGACTGGATTTGGTTGATATTTGTGCTCGTCCCGAACTTCATGTTGATGAGCACGGTAAAGGTCCTATTCCCATATATCGACTGGATGCAACTGCAAAAGAAGAGTTTTTTGATTGGATAACACACAGTGTTAAATTTCCAGACGGTTATGCATCAAGTTTGCGTAATTGTGTTGACAAAAGTGAAGGGAAGTTTACTGGCTTGAAGAGCCATGATTGTCATGTAATGATGCAGCGCCTCCTTCCTTTTGCGTTTTCCGCACTATTGCCACGAAATGTCCACGAAGCAACCGCAG GGATAAGTGCTTTCTTCCGTGATTTATGCTCGAGATCACTCACATCAGATGGTATCCGCAATTTGGAAGTTAAAATACCGGTGATCCTATGCAACCTCGAGAAGATATTTCCTCCATCATTTTTTGATGTTATGGAGCATCTTGCTATTCATCTTGCGAGAGAAGCGGCACTCGGTGGTCCCGTGCAGTACAGGTGGATGTATTTGTACGAACGGTTTATGTTTCATCTGAAGAAGAAGGTCAAGAATTTAAGCAAGGTGGAGGGATCAATAGTGGCTCAGTGCATCAATGAGGAAACCTCAAACTTTGCTGAATACTACTTTCCATCAGAAGTTCGAACAAAAAGTCGAAGACCTGCACGGCATGATGATAGAGGTGAAAGGGCAACTTATTATGTTTATGTGCCAAACATGTTTACACAAATTGGACGACATAGTGGAAAGTCAACGGACCGGATACTTACAGTGGCTGAGCATGCTCATTTGCACACATATTTGCTTACAAACTGCGAAGACATTCTTGAATATGAGAG TATTTACTTGGCAGAGATGCGCTTAAAGTACCCGGATGCGACAGAAGAACAACTCGAACAACTCAAGCAAAACAACTTTGCAACATGGCTTTCTGATTAT GTAAGCCATTGTTTAGCTATTGGGCACCCACCTAAAGATTGGTTACGTGAGATAGTTTGTGGTCCAAAGTTTGTTGCAAAGTCATATCCGAGATATTGCACACGAGGATATGCATTCAGAGTTCTTAAGGAAAATACTGTAAGGAGAACAATTGATTGTGGGGTTTCTTCGTCATCCGGAGACGATGTCTACTACGGTAACGTACGCGAGATTTTGGAAATTCAGTACCCGGGAATGATTGGCATGAGATGTATTGTCTTCAACTGTGAGTGGTACGACAACGTTGTTGGTCGCGGAGTAAGCACTGACGCATTCGGTGTTACATCTGTACATTCGCGACGACGACTGGATTTTTACGATCCATTCATTCTTGCTTCACAAGCTGACCAG GTTTGCTATATTCGTTATCCGCGGATTAGGCAAAGGAACGATCCTTGGATCGTTGTCATGTCAATAAATCCCAGAAGCCGAGTACAAGGAGTATTTGATCCACTACAACAACAATTAACCGAAGAGGACGGCGAGATTGGAGAGTTTGACGAAGACAATTCAGATTCATCATGTTCATCATCAGATAATTCCTCAGATGGAGAGTAG
- the LOC106338724 gene encoding uncharacterized protein LOC106338724, with translation MAVEIANQVSAEVGTKRETLTIADIFSYMTQKSAKCTATIDDVVHGSAWYYIACSACHSKATKGATSLICTNTRCGKVNTTGVAHEQAFFVLLGDAGRELTGRHASELVNSYFEANKNEGPDHEVPLINTIGHTHKFCVKVTEHNFSGNTRAITVTKILSLDTPPPTEASVGNNIAATSEETMQTGNEVFEPSKSRRDSANEESNRTSASADPEKSKRPRCEK, from the exons ATGGCTGTGG AGATTGCTAATCAGGTTAGTGCGGAGGTGGGAACTAAGCGTGAGACGCTGACTATAGCAGACATATTCTCTTACATGACTCAGAAATCTGCAAAG TGCACGGCCACGATTGATGATGTTGTGCATGGCTCTGCTTGGTACTATATTGCATGCAGTGCTTGCCATAGTAAGGCTACCAAGGGAGCAACTTCGTTGATTTGTACGAACACAAGATGTGGGAAGGTCAACACAACTGGTGTTGCACA TGAACAAGCATTTTTTGTCCTACTTGGTGATGCTGGTCGTGAGTTGACTGGGAGGCACGCATCCGAGTTGGTTAACAGCTACTTTGAG GCTAATAAAAACGAAGGACCTGACCATGAGGTGCCTCTGATCAACACCATCGGACATACACATAAGTTTTGTGTCAAAGTTACAGAGCACAACTTCTCAGGCAATACCAGAGCTATAACTGTCACCAAGATCCTTTCTCTAGATACACCACCGCCCACAGAAGCCTCGGTTGGAAACAACATTGCTGCAACGTCCGAGGAAACAATGCAGACTGGAAATGAAGTGTTTGAACCTTCTAAAAGTCGTCGAGATTCTGCAAATGAGGAGAGTAACAGGACCTCTGCAAGTGCTGATCCAGAGAAATCTAAGCGCCCAAGATGTGAGAAGTAG
- the LOC106337292 gene encoding GPN-loop GTPase 3: MGYAQLVIGPAGSGKSTYCSSLYEHCETVGRTMNVVNLDPAAEIFNYPVAMDIRELVSLEDVMEELGLGPNGALMYCMEYLEDSLHDWVDEELDNYRDDDYLIFDCPGQIELFTHVPVLKNFVAHLQQKNFNVCVVYLLDSQFITDVTKFISGCMSSLSAMIQLELPHINILSKMDLLQDKSNIDTYLDPEPRTLLAELNQKMGPRYAKLNKALIEMVGEYGMVNFIPLDIRKERSIQYVLSQIDVCIQFGEDADVKIKDEDEDFGDDQ; encoded by the exons ATGGGTTATGCTCAGCTCGTTATCGGTCCAGCAGGCAGCGGAAAG TCAACGTATTGCTCATCTTTGTATGAACACTGTGAAACGGTCGGCAGAACAATGAATGTTGTTAACTTGGATCCTGCTGCTGAAATCTTCAACTATCCTGTGGCTATGG ATATCAGAGAACTTGTTTCTTTGGAAGATGTAATGGAGGAGCTTGGGCTTGGTCCTAATGGTGCCCTCATGTACTGCATGGA ATACCTTGAGGATAGCTTACATGATTGGGTGGATGAAGAATTGGACAACTACCGAGATGATGATTACCTTATATTCGATTGTCCAG GCCAGATAGAACTGTTTACACATGTTCCTGTGCTCAAGAACTTTGTGGCGCATTTGCAACAGAAGAACTTCAACGTCTGTGTTGTTTATCTGCTTGATTCACAG TTCATAACAGATGTCACCAAGTTTATCAGCGGTTGCATGTCGTCTCTCTCTGCAATGATCCAGCTTGAATTACCACACATCAACATCCTCTCAAAGATGGATCTCTTGCAGGATAAAAGCAACATTGATAC CTACTTGGATCCGGAGCCTCGCACATTGTTGGCAGAGTTAAACCAAAAGATGGGTCCTCGATATGCGAAATTGAACAAAGCTCTGATTGAGATG GTGGGAGAATATGGGATGGTGAATTTCATACCCCTTGACATAAGGAAAGAACGAAG TATTCAGTATGTTCTGTCCCAGATTGATGTCTGCATCCAGTTTGGAGAAGACGCTGATGTTAAGATCAAAGATGAGGATGAAGATTTTGGTGATGATCAGTAA